In the genome of Deltaproteobacteria bacterium, the window GCAGGTAGCCCACGAGGTCGGCGGTCACCGCCTCCACCGACGACGTCCCCTCCCGCAAGGTCGCCGTGCGCGCCGTCTCGAAGTCCCCCGACGTCAACTCGCCGAGGATCGGCAACTCACCCTTCAGCGCGTCCACCTGGTCGAGAGCGCGCATGATGGAGTGGATGAAGTAGGAGTCGTGGATGGGATCGGAGATCGGCTGGGGAAATGCCAGCCGCACCTCATCCAGAATGTCGCGATAGGGTGTAGACATGAAACAAAGCCATCAGAGGAAACAGCGTCCTTGGAGATTCCGGTTCCCCTACATGCTATTTGACCGGGTCGACTCCGAGATCACGGCATATCTTTCAGGCTAGAAGGTCGTTGATTTCACGGTGCCTCGGAACTGCAGAACGCCGGTCGCCGCGCTGGTTGCGCCACCATGAGTGCCGCCCTCCTTCACGAACCAGCCGGCAACCGCGCCTTTGCAGGTGCCTTAGGAGTTCGATCCGATTCATGCAATGGTGACCTTCTCCTCCCGATAGTTGTCACCTGCCGCAGCCAAGGCTTCTTTCCGATTGAAATCAAGTGCTTCAGCAAGCGCTTCAGCAAGGCTCTGGCGCAATTCCTCGTGAGTGCGTTCCTGGCAATTGACGCCGGGAACTTCTTCAATCCAGCCAATCCACCATCCGTCGGAATACTTAGTGACCGCCGTGTACTCCACGTTCCTTCTCCTTCCGACCCGTGTCTCGCGGACTGTCCACATCGCTTACGTGGATGCATCCACGAGTACCCTTTCGATCATCCCACTGAAAGCCTTTTTTCGCTCAAAGTCCGCCTGCAGGTCATCTTCCGCGCCTCCTGGAAATCGCCAGCCGCACCTTGTCCAGGATGTCGCGATAGGGTGTAACCATGGGACAGAGCCCTCAAAGGGAAACAGGATCCTCGAAGATGAGCGGATCCCATGTACTCAGTTTACAGGAAATCGATGAAGTCGCCATGAACCGGGCACCGAAAGGAGCAGACGAAGATGATCACCCTCTACAGCAAGGCCACCTCCAACGGCCGCAAAGCCTCCATCATGCTGGAGGAATCGGGGCTGGACTACATGGTCAGGCCCATGGCCCTGGAGAACATGGAGCAGAAGGAAGACTGGTACCTCGCCATCAACCCCAACGGCCGGATACCCTGCATCGTCGATGACGACGGTCCGGGCGGCCAGACCGTCACGGTGTTCGAGTCCGGCGCCATCCTCATCTATCTCGCGGAGAAATCGGGACGGCTACTGCCTCAGGAACCGGCGGCGCGCATAGAGGTCCTCAACTGGCTCTTCTTCGCCTCCGGCCACATCACCCACACCGGTCTCGGCGTGCACTGGCAGGTCCGCCGCCGCGACGCCGGCGAAGAGCACGCCCACCTGGACGTCTGGCAGAAGGAGAACAACCGCGTCTACGGCGTCCTCAACCGCGGGCTGAAAGACCGGGACTACCTGGCGGGCGACTATTCCATCGCCGACATCTCGGCCTACCCCTGGATCTACCGCTGGCGGATGCAGGAGATCGACCTCGACCGCTATCCCAACGTGCGTGACTGGCTGGCCCGGGTCGGCGCCCGGCCGGCGGTGCAGCGGGGGGTGCAGATTCCACCGCGGGATGACGACTTTTGAGGGCTGCCCAAATATCAGAAAACGGGACCGTGGCCTGGAGGCTCACTCAGGTCGGTCACGGAACACTCCCTGGGACTAACGCCAGTGACCGCCCGGCATGATCCGCCGCATGAACTCATCGAACATCGGCACCGTGAAGGCCGTGTCTCCATGGCTCGGACTCCAAATCATGCCTCTGTCGATCAACTGGCTACGGGTCGGGGCCAGGGAAGTCACCCAGCGGCCCACTTCGTTGGCGATGTCGGCACCCTACCCGAACAACCCCATCAGCGCCTGCACCGCCGCCCGCGTGTCCGAGAAGTCGGGCAACAACTCGTCGGGTTCGATCTTCCGAAGCTCCTCCAGGGGATTGTAACGCCCGGTGGCCACGAGCAGACATTTCATGCCGTTGCTTCTCGCGGCTTCCAGGTCCCGTGGGGTGTCGCCGACGATGACGCAGTGGCGCGGCTCCACCGGGAGGTTCAGGTGGGCACTCCACCGTTCCATGGCGATGCGGGGGAGGTCGTTGCGGTTGGCGGAGTCGCTGCCGAAGGCGCCGGGGCCGATGTGCTCGGCGACGCCGGCGGCCTGGAGCTTGAGGCGGCCGGTGACCTCCATGTTGCCGGTGACGACGCCAAGGCACAGGTCCGGCAGGCGGCTCAACTCGCCCACCAGCTCGGGGACGCCGGGGAGCGCGCGCACTCGGGTGGGACCCTCGGAGATGGCGCGCGTGTAGCAGTCCTTCAGGTTCGTGCTGAAGGTGGCCGTGTCCGCCGGGCTCCATTCCACGTCGTGGCCGCCGGCGTCGAAGATCTCCTGCAGGATGATCGGATCAGTCTTGCCGTCGGGCCGGATGGTGCGGATGTCGCCGGGGACGCCAAAGGTCTTGAGGATGGCCTCGTTGAAGGCCACGTGGCCCTCCTGAGAGCGCAGCAGCGTGCCGTCGAGGTCGAAAAAGACGATTTTGGGTGTGTTGGCCATGACGGACTGGAAACTTATATGCTCGCGGCGCGCATGGAAAGGGACCGTGCGGAGGCGGCCCTCTGATTGACAAAACCGCCGGTCCGGGTTACGAAGAAAGTCGCACAACTGGCGTGTACGTGGAGTTCACCACGGGGGAGTGCCAGTGTGGCGTCTCGCGAACGCGCTCATGAAGAGACGCGACACCTGACTTGATGGACGGCCGAACGCCTGGGTCTCTATGCCAGAGAGGTTCAGGCTTTTTTTTGTGCAAATCCCGGCTTGTCCGCCCCCCGCTGGAAGGTATCGCCGGGAGAATTCCGAAGAACTATTCCTCGCATCGGATGTGACGCCATGATCAAGCAATACCTGCTGTCTCCCGGGCCGACACCCATTCCCAACGAAGTGCAACTGGCCATGGCCCAGACCATGATCCACCACCGGACGCCGGAGTTCGCGGCGGTCCTGGAGGAGGCCCGCGCGGGGCTCAAGCCTCTGTTCGGCACGGCCAACGACGTGATCATCTTCGCTTCCTCCGGCACCGGCGCCATGGAGGCGGCGGTGGCCAACCTGTTCTCGCCGGGCGACAAGGTCGTCGTGGTCAACGGCGGCAAGTTCGGCGAGCGCTGGCTGCGCATCTGCCGCGCCTACGGTCTCGACGTCGTGGAGATCCCGGTGGAATGGGGCACGGCCGTGGAGGTGAGCGCGGTGGAACAGGCGCTCAAGGCGAACCCGGACACGAAGGGCGTATTGATCCAGGCCAGCGAGACCTCCACCACCACGCTCCATCCCGTACGCGAGATCGCCGAGCTGACGCGCGGCGATGGGCCGCTGCTGCTGGTGGACGGCGTCACGGCGGTGGGCGTGCTGTCCGTGCCCATGGACGAATGGGGCATCGACGTGCTGGTGACGGGCTCCCAGAAGGCGATGATGCTGCCACCGGGGCTGGCCTTCATCGGCCTCAACGACCGCGCCTGGCAACGCGCGAAAGAACCCGCCTCGCCGCGCTTCTACTTCGACCTGGAGAGCGAGCGCAAGGGACAGGCCAAGGGCTCCACCGCGTATACGCCGGCGGTGTCGCTGGTGTTCGGGCTGTGCGCCGCTCTGAAGCTCATGCGCGAGGAAGGTCTGGAACGGGTCTACGCACGGCACGACCGCATGGCCCGGGCCACCCGCGCGGCGGTGACGGCCATGGGGCTCAAGCTCCTGTCCCCGGACAACCCCAGCCCCGCGGCCACCGGCTTTTACGTCCCCGACGGCTCCGACGGCGACGTGCTGCTCGACTACCTGCGGGCGCACATGGGAATCACCCTGGCGGAGGGACAGGACCACCTGTCGGGAAAGGTGATCCGCATCGCCCATGTGGGACACATGGGGGCATTCGACGTGATCGTGGCCATCAGCGCGCTGGAGATGGCGTTTCGTAAGTTCGGTCTGCCGGTCACCCTCGGCAAGGGCGTGGCCGCGGCCCAGGAGATCCTCATGGAGGCACTGGATTGATGGAAGAGCTTCGGGAGCAGGCGGACGAGACACCCCTTTACGGGAACCTGATGAGGACGCCCATGGCGGCGGAATTGACCAGGAGTGAAGGCGACATGATGAAGGTACTGGTTTCGGACCCGCTGCCGGACGTGGGCCTGGAGGTGCTGAACAAGGCCGCGGACATCGACGTGGACGTGCGCGTGGGGCTCGAGCCCGACGCGTTGAAGGAGATCATCGGCGACTACGACGGTCTGATCCTGCGCAGCGGCACCAAGGTGACCGCGGACGTCATCGAGGCCGCCGGCCGGCTCAAGATCATCGGCCGGGCGGGCGTGGGCGTGGAGAACATCGACGTGGACGCCGCCAGCCAGCGCGGCATCGTGGTGATGAACACGCCGGGAGGCAACAACGTCACCACCGGCGAGCACACCATCTCGCTCATGATGGCCCTGGCGCGGCACATTCCCCAGGCGGTGGCGTCGGTCAAGAGCGGCAAGTGGAGCCGCCAGAAGTTCACCGGCGTGGAGCTGTGCAACAAGACCCTGGGGGTTATCGGCCTGGGCAACGTCGGGGGCATCGTCGCCGAGCGCGCCCTGGGCCTGCGCATGAAGGTACTCGGCTACGACCCCTTCATCCCGGCCGAGGCGGCGGCGCGCATGGGCGTGGAATCCGCGAGCCTGGACGACATCTACGCGCGCGCGGACTTCATCACCGTGCACGTCCCGCTCATCGACGAGACCCGCGGCCTCATCAACCGCGAGACCATCGCCCGGATGAAGGACGGCGTGCGCATCATCAACTGCGCGCGCGGCGGCATCGTGGACGAGAACGACCTGGCCGACGCCATCAAGGAAGGCAAGGTGGCGGGAGCGGCGGTGGACGTGTACGTGGAGGAGCCGCCCGGCCCGGAGCACCCGCTGGTGCAACTGGACCAGGTGGTGACCACACCGCACCTGGGCGCGTCCACGGACGAGGCCCAGCTCAACGTCTCCATCGCCGTGGCGGAGCAAGTGCGGGACTACCTCGTGGACGGCGTCGTCCGGTACGCCGTGAACGCCCCCAGCGTGAGCCAGGACCTGCTGCGGGAGCTGCAGCCCTACCTGACCCTGGGCGAGAAGCTCGGCAGCCTCCACGTGCAGTTGCTCGGCCGGTTCCCGGAAGAGATCCAGATCGAGGGCGGCGGCGACGTGGCCCAGTACGACATCGCCCCCATCGCCCTGGCGGTGCTGAAGGGCGTGCTGAGCTTCGCCCTGGGGGAACGGGTCAACTACGTGAACGCGCCGTTCATCGCGCAGGAGCGTGGCATCAAGGTGGTCCAGTCCAAGAGCGAAAGCGCGGAGGATTTCGCCAGCTACATCAAGGTGCGGGTGCGCTCGCAAGGCGAGGTAGCGGAGATCGAGGGCGCCCTCTTCGGCACCAACAACCCGCGTATCGTGCGCATCAACGACTTCTACTTCGAGGCCGTTCCCGAGGGGCACATTTTGGTGTCCTACAACCGCGACGTGCCCGGGGTGGTGGGCGCGCTGGGCTCGCTGCTGGGCGACAACGGCATCAACATCGCCGGACTGGAGCTGGGGCGGGAACAGGCCGGCGGCCGCGCGATTTCGTTCATCCACGTGGACAACGCGGTGCCCAAGGAAGTGATGGACAAGTTCCGGGCGCTGCCCGAGGTGATCTCCTCGACGGCCGTGAAGCTGTGAGGCGCGGCAGGTGGCGAACGTCGCGGTCATAGGCGCCCAATGGGGCGACGAGGGCAAGGGCAAGATCGTCGATCTGCTGGCCCGGCGGTCGGACGTGGTGGTGCGCTTCCAGGGCGGCAACAACGCCGGCCACACCCTGGTGGTGAACGGCAAGAAGACCATCCTGCACGTGATCCCCTCGGGCGCGCTTCACGAGGACAAGGTCTGCGTCATCGGCAACGGCGTGGTGCTCGACGTCGAAGTGCTGCTGGACGAGTTGCACGAGCTGCGGCGGCAGGGGCACCTCACGGACAAGCGCCAGCTCCGCATCAGCGAACAGGCGCACCTGATCATGCCCTACCACAGGGCCATCGACCTGGCGCGGGAGCGCATGCGCGGCGAGGGCAAGATCGGCACCACCGGCCGGGGCATCGGCCCCACCTACGAGGACAAGGCGGCGCGCGTGGGCATCCGCGTGGTGGACCTGCTGGAGGAGGACACCTTCCGCGCCAAGCTCGAGCACAACATCGCGGAAAAGAACGTCTACCTGAAGGCGATCCTCAAGGAGCAGGCGCTGGACTTCGACGACATCCACCGCACCTACGGCGGTTACCGCGACAGGCTGGCGCCGTACGTCACCGACACCGGGGTATTGCTGGAGGAGTTCTTCCGCGAAGGAAAAAACGTGCTGTTCGAGGGCGCCCAAGGGACTCTGCTGGACCTCGACCACGGCACCTATCCGTACGTCACCTCGTCCAACACGGTCATCGGCGGGGTATGCAGCGGCGCGGGCGTCGGACCGCGGCACATCCACGAGGTCATCGGCATCACCAAGGCCTACACAACCCGTGTGGGCGGCGGACCGTTTCCCAGCGAGCTCACCGGGTCCGAGGGCGACAAGCTGCGCCAGGACGGCGACGAGTACGGCGCCACCACCGGACGGCCGCGCCGTTGCGGCTGGTTCGACGCGGTGGCGGTGCGGCACGCGGTGCGCCTCAACGGCCTCACCGGCCTCGCCCTGACCAAGCTGGACGTGCTCACCGGGTCACCCCGAATCCGCGTGTGCACGGCCTACCGGGTGGGAGGCAAGCTCCTGCGCCACTTTCCCGCAAGCCTCAAGGTGATGGAGACCCTGGAGCCCGTGTGGGAAGAATTCCCCGGCTGGCAGGAACCGGTCACGGGCGCTCGCCGCGTCGCCGACCTGCCCGCCAACGCGCGACGCTACATGGAGCGGCTGGAAGAACTCGTGGAGACGGAGATCGTCATCGTATCCGTGGGCCCGGACCGTGACCAGACCATCCTCCTCAAGAACCCCTTCGACGCCCGCTGAGCCGACATCGTCGCGTGTGCCTCAACGCGCCGCGCCGGCCTTGCGCGGGTCCGAAG includes:
- a CDS encoding HAD family hydrolase, which produces MANTPKIVFFDLDGTLLRSQEGHVAFNEAILKTFGVPGDIRTIRPDGKTDPIILQEIFDAGGHDVEWSPADTATFSTNLKDCYTRAISEGPTRVRALPGVPELVGELSRLPDLCLGVVTGNMEVTGRLKLQAAGVAEHIGPGAFGSDSANRNDLPRIAMERWSAHLNLPVEPRHCVIVGDTPRDLEAARSNGMKCLLVATGRYNPLEELRKIEPDELLPDFSDTRAAVQALMGLFG
- a CDS encoding type II toxin-antitoxin system HicA family toxin; protein product: MNRIELLRHLQRRGCRLVREGGRHSWWRNQRGDRRSAVPRHREINDLLA
- a CDS encoding glutathione S-transferase family protein codes for the protein MITLYSKATSNGRKASIMLEESGLDYMVRPMALENMEQKEDWYLAINPNGRIPCIVDDDGPGGQTVTVFESGAILIYLAEKSGRLLPQEPAARIEVLNWLFFASGHITHTGLGVHWQVRRRDAGEEHAHLDVWQKENNRVYGVLNRGLKDRDYLAGDYSIADISAYPWIYRWRMQEIDLDRYPNVRDWLARVGARPAVQRGVQIPPRDDDF
- a CDS encoding alanine--glyoxylate aminotransferase family protein, translating into MIKQYLLSPGPTPIPNEVQLAMAQTMIHHRTPEFAAVLEEARAGLKPLFGTANDVIIFASSGTGAMEAAVANLFSPGDKVVVVNGGKFGERWLRICRAYGLDVVEIPVEWGTAVEVSAVEQALKANPDTKGVLIQASETSTTTLHPVREIAELTRGDGPLLLVDGVTAVGVLSVPMDEWGIDVLVTGSQKAMMLPPGLAFIGLNDRAWQRAKEPASPRFYFDLESERKGQAKGSTAYTPAVSLVFGLCAALKLMREEGLERVYARHDRMARATRAAVTAMGLKLLSPDNPSPAATGFYVPDGSDGDVLLDYLRAHMGITLAEGQDHLSGKVIRIAHVGHMGAFDVIVAISALEMAFRKFGLPVTLGKGVAAAQEILMEALD
- a CDS encoding adenylosuccinate synthase — protein: MANVAVIGAQWGDEGKGKIVDLLARRSDVVVRFQGGNNAGHTLVVNGKKTILHVIPSGALHEDKVCVIGNGVVLDVEVLLDELHELRRQGHLTDKRQLRISEQAHLIMPYHRAIDLARERMRGEGKIGTTGRGIGPTYEDKAARVGIRVVDLLEEDTFRAKLEHNIAEKNVYLKAILKEQALDFDDIHRTYGGYRDRLAPYVTDTGVLLEEFFREGKNVLFEGAQGTLLDLDHGTYPYVTSSNTVIGGVCSGAGVGPRHIHEVIGITKAYTTRVGGGPFPSELTGSEGDKLRQDGDEYGATTGRPRRCGWFDAVAVRHAVRLNGLTGLALTKLDVLTGSPRIRVCTAYRVGGKLLRHFPASLKVMETLEPVWEEFPGWQEPVTGARRVADLPANARRYMERLEELVETEIVIVSVGPDRDQTILLKNPFDAR
- a CDS encoding type II toxin-antitoxin system HicB family antitoxin → MWTVRETRVGRRRNVEYTAVTKYSDGWWIGWIEEVPGVNCQERTHEELRQSLAEALAEALDFNRKEALAAAGDNYREEKVTIA
- the serA gene encoding phosphoglycerate dehydrogenase encodes the protein MKVLVSDPLPDVGLEVLNKAADIDVDVRVGLEPDALKEIIGDYDGLILRSGTKVTADVIEAAGRLKIIGRAGVGVENIDVDAASQRGIVVMNTPGGNNVTTGEHTISLMMALARHIPQAVASVKSGKWSRQKFTGVELCNKTLGVIGLGNVGGIVAERALGLRMKVLGYDPFIPAEAAARMGVESASLDDIYARADFITVHVPLIDETRGLINRETIARMKDGVRIINCARGGIVDENDLADAIKEGKVAGAAVDVYVEEPPGPEHPLVQLDQVVTTPHLGASTDEAQLNVSIAVAEQVRDYLVDGVVRYAVNAPSVSQDLLRELQPYLTLGEKLGSLHVQLLGRFPEEIQIEGGGDVAQYDIAPIALAVLKGVLSFALGERVNYVNAPFIAQERGIKVVQSKSESAEDFASYIKVRVRSQGEVAEIEGALFGTNNPRIVRINDFYFEAVPEGHILVSYNRDVPGVVGALGSLLGDNGINIAGLELGREQAGGRAISFIHVDNAVPKEVMDKFRALPEVISSTAVKL